In the genome of Phocoena sinus isolate mPhoSin1 chromosome 15, mPhoSin1.pri, whole genome shotgun sequence, the window tggtctggggtctacgtgcttgtgggcagcatgcagttaacttcttccacctgatggGGGCTTCAGTCTCTGCAAAACAGCTCCAAGGACGAGGCTCAGAACAGTATCTACAGCCcttgaagaagaaggaaaggtcCTTGGCTTTGTTTAACGGCTACACTAGTATTATTTCGTCGTTTTggactcttttcctttctttttgcacTCTCTGCCTTCTCTGATTAAACTGTCCGTTTCGAACTCAGGGAAGGCTAGGAGGCTAAAATTTTCTAAAGACAAGAAGCAGGCAGAAGACATGGGGAGaatctgtcccaggaaggccccacaaGGTCCTGCTCACTTACAACATCAGATTCGATCTGGGCTGTTTACGCAGTTTTGGGACAACATACCAACACATCTTAAGATGGGTCCCACCCGACTGTACCACATTTGGAcaaggtgaggtggggtgggattATGCAAATCCAGATCTGAAGACTAGATAAAGCAATCAGGGTATTTCACAGTATACAAGAGAAATTTTCACGGGAACAGAATACCAACCTTCTAAGATTTGAAAGCCTGTTAAGGAAGAGGGAGAGTGAACTTCTATTCTGTTATACAAGGACCCAGTCAGCGGTGATGGTTGAAAGCACGATGAATGCATATCTGAACTCATTTGCCTCCTAACGATGGAACGTCTACAGCACAGGGACACAGGTCCTCAAGCAGCAGTGCTTTTCCCAGCAGTGCGGACCCTGAAGAGAGCCGGGCTGTGGCAGCTCTGGAGGACGACAGACGCTCTTTGCATGGCCTCTGAGACCCAGAACATCTCAGGAAGTCCACGAGTGCAAACCAAAGAGACACTCAGTCCCGGCACCTTGGATGAACTGATTTGACTCTACGTATGCATTGCTTGGGCTAATTAGAAATATGTAAGCGATCAAAAGACATATTAAAACTCTGGGCACATCCTGAACAACAGAGATAATTCTCATCAAAGTCCAAACAATAATTCAAAAGCAAGATTCagagccaaaatgtggaaacaacacaagcgtacattgacagatgaatggataatgtaGTGTGTATATTCATACAACAGATATTATTCATCCACAAACAGGAAGGAAAGTTTCTAATTGATAGAAAGAGCATTTATGTATTTCTCAATGATTGTTTGACATTTCTTTGTATAAGCAGTGAAAATTTAACAATTCCACTTGTAAGAGGAAAGGTTAGTGTTTCTTTGTAGACACAGTTAAGTCTcagcacacacgtgcacacagagTAAACAGAAATACCGCCCCGCTACCTCCCCCCAATCTGATCCCCCGATGAGCCCTGCTGATTCTCCCTCCAAATATATGGAACCTGTTGAGTTCACCTCATCTCCTCAGACATCGCCTTCCTGCACTACCACGCCAAATTCCTAACCATATCTGGGGCTCCCGACTTCCACTCTTGCTGAATGCCCACCCAATCCATTTCTACAGCAGCCAACATCAattgtttccatttcagtgcaACTGGATCACGACACCTGTCATTCACTGGTTTCCCACTGCACTTGGCGTACATCTGAACTTCTTCAGACCCagggttttatttccttctcactCACTGTGTACTGTCCACACTGGCTTTGGGGTCtgggaaggaaattttgacacaggCTACCACACGGAGGacacttgaagacattatgctaagtggataGGCCAGATACAAATGGACAAATGTTACATGATTCCACTTCGGAGAGATCCCCAGAGGGctcaaattcatggagacagaaagtggaagggtgggtgtcaggggctgggggggcaTGGGGAGTCAGTGTTCAATGGGGAAAGAGTTTCAGTTTGACAGcatgaaaacattctggagacGGCTAGTGAGGATTCTTGCACAACAAtgagaattctttatttttgttcttaagatttttgttttacttatttttggctgcgttgggtcttctttgctgtgcgcaggctttctctagttgcagcgagcggaggctactcttcgctgcggtgcatgggcttctcattgcggtggcttctctctacagcggaacacgggctctaggcgcacgggctcagtagttgtggctcgcgggctgaggagttatggcttgcgggctcagtactggtggcgcacgggctaaggtgctccgcggcatgtgggatcttcccggaccagggctcgaacccgtgtcctctgcatcggcaggtggatacttgaccactgtgccaccagggaaacccaacaaTGTGAATTCTTCATGTCACTCAACTGTACCCTTAAAATGGGCAAATTTCATGGAATGcaaattttatcacaataaaaaaagagagaagggcggagggagggagggagggaggaaatgcaAGACTCAGACCTCCAGGCGATGAGTGGAAGCATGAGTTGGGAAGTTCAGAAGAAGCTTCCAGTGACACTGCTTGATCCTGAGTGGGCTATTTTCTTCTCTGCATCTCGGCTACCGTGTACTTCCTACCCTCATAGAAAAATCACCTGTCTTGAACTGGAGATTTTCCCATTAAGGCTTTTTGTACATGTGACATTTTTATTCAGGTAGTGAAATCTCTGGGACAACAGTGATACTACATTCTCAAAATTTTGATAAGTAGACGAGAACTTCTTAATTGGAATCGAGGGGCAGGCTTTGGACAATCCATGGACTTTGTGAAATCCAAAGGTgccctttgtgtgtgtctgtgtgtgtgtgtgtctgtagacACCCGTTGAAGGGTGCGTGAGCACGTGTAATTCCGTATGATTTTAGCTGCTCCAAATGCCTCTTGGACTCAAAGGTGCCTGAGGGTAGTGGACGTGTGCTCCTCCACTACAGAATTCTGAACACAGTGCCAGTACACACTGAGCAGAAGAGCTTTGCAAAATTCCATGTTTTAACGTAACTTTTTAATCCAGTGAGTCAATGTACCCGGGATATTTTTTGACATCCTTATCTCACTCTTATAAGGCTGAACCGTTGCTGCTTCCCCTAAGTCTCCTcgtccctctccccactctcccaccAGCCCGTGGAAAaggaatgggagggagggggagagtccAGCACGGAGAGGACAGGACAGCTCACCTGCTGGGAAGCAGTAAAGCAGGGTCTGGACACCTTGAGGGGGGTTTTGGAGGACGGGCAGAGGTTGGGTCACTGGCAGGAGATACCGTTTACCCCTGATCTCTGGGACAAGTGCACACATAGGTCTGACAGTTACTTGTGATTTCCTTCAAACTGCTTGCCAGGTTGGAATGACGGATGATGACATCAGAGGCTTCCGACCTTCCTGATTGGAAGGACCAGACTCCGTGGTGCTCGGCAACAGTAGTAGACAATAGCATCTCGCCAGAGCTTCTCTCCACTGCCAGTTGCCCCGCAGCTTGGAGAAGGGACGACCACTCGTGTTTAGCCCAAGTCCAGAACAAGAGTTGGGATAAAGCAGAGTCTAGGCTTCGAGGAAGGGAAGAGTTTGGGAGACATCATGGACAATCGTCCACCGAGTTCCCAGGCTGAGGACGAGACCTGCCAGTCCAGCTCCTCAGGGTACCCCCTGGAGGTGACTGTCTATGAAGAAATCCCAGGACCGTCAGGTGAGGGAGCTGGCACGAGAAGGAATTTCAGAGGCTTGACCAGTAAGGAGGAATGGGTACAGAGGTCGGGAAAGAGCCCCCACAAAAGGTGCCTATGAAAGAAAGGAGACATTCGGAAAGCCAGGGATTGAGGGAGGAGAGCACAGGAGCTGCGGACACGGAACACCTGGGGAGCAAGAAAGACGGTTAGGAGACGAGATCCAAGgatgagagaagggaagagaggaaacaaggggagcgttcttttttttttttttctcctggtggGAGAAATTATCTACCATGAGAAAGAGTTTCGAGGACAGCAAGCTGGAAAAATGACAACAGGAGTCAGGGGAGGGATCGGTAGATATGGacagagaaagatggaaagatgaCTTGGGGCAAGGTCAGCGGTGTGTGAGAATGGAAAGCACGGGGGTGCTTCAGGGGGGAGGCAGAGTCGGGGTGGGGTTGGGTGGTCACCAGTGGCTGAATTCCCAAGACGAGAGCGTCATACTGTAGTCTCTTCTCCTTCGTCAGCCCCCTGGGCCGGTTGCACCTCCCCGCCTCAGCGCCCcggcaggaagaggaagaggtcaGTGGCGTTCCGAGCGGAGGTGGAGGGCGACCCGGCCGCTGAGGCCCAGGACACCTGGGTCGTGGAGTGGCTGATTGGGCTCAAGATGAAGCTGAAGCGACAGCGGGTGTCTTCAGTGCTGCCTGAGCACCACGAGGTCTTCAACAGGATGCTCGGTAAGGACCCGCCCCCTCGCCCAGCACCCTCCAATCCTATACttgaacaacaaagaaacaaatcttCCCATGACTACACTTTTCCAGTGGAAAACAATTCCCTGCTAGTTGGTGCGCTCTCCGTCCCTGGCGGACTGTCTACGGATAAAGGATACAGGGGACACGTAAATGATGCAATAAAGGATACAGGGGACACGTAAATGATGCAGGATGAGGTTAGATTTAGAAATGATACAGGGTTAGGTTTGTTTGGCTTCAACTGTACCCCTGAGACTCTAGCTCTTACTAGCCTTTTGAATCTTACTGGTGCAGGGCGGAGGGGCGGGGGCTGACAGTCCATCTGCGCCCCAATGAGACTCTCAACTGAGAAACTGGCTGAGAGTAACTCGATGCCCTCTGCACTGATACGTGAATGCACGATGAAGGGGCATCACTCCATGTCACTGGCCCCCCTAGAAGGGGAGTCACCCCCTTTCCTCCCACAGTGAATGGTCTTCAATCCCCTCTTCCCGTCAGCTTCACCCTGGGCCACAACTTGGCATttccccggggggggggggcggttctcTCTCTTGGCCCTGCAATGCTCCCATGACAGCCCTGTTCCCACTGGCAACATCTGCCCTCTTTTCACAGAGGATCCCGTCGTTAAGAAATTCCTTGCCTGGGACAAAAGGCTGGAAGTATCTGACAAGGTAAATCACCCGCTGAGATGGATTCCAGCTCCAGCGCCTGTCCTGGGTGGGGGCACGGGGTGCTTTCTACACCCACGTTTCCAGTCCCCGCCCAACCTGATGCCTTGTTAACACTTCCCTCCAGCAGCCTCGAGGTCCCCTCTGGGATCTGAGCCCCAGGTGTGACCCTTTGGTGGTTGCTGCCTAAGTCCCCTCTCCTCTCAGCTCCTGGGGACTCGCCTTGGCTCCGGTTCATCAAACAAAATCCAGTGCCAGTGGCCCTAAGTCCACACCCTCAAACCCACAGCCTCCCATCCTTGGAGTGTTCCAAACTATGACCTTctgtcctctccccttccccaaataATCAGGCTCACCCAAAATGGGGGGTCTCCTCTCCAAGTGGCACCACCCATTCCTCGTcccctgctcccttctccctcccactctttctcctcttccaggAGGTGACCTCTCTCctacgtttttttccctttccatcaGTATCTCCTGTCAATGGTGATAGCTTATTTTAGCCGGGCCGGGCTCTTCCCCTGGCAATTCCAGAGAATCCATTTCTTCATAGCTCTGTGAGTACCTTGCTCCATCCCCGCCATCAGTATTCAACACCCTGGGAGGGCGGAGAGAGAGACGTGGGCCTCTGacctttcatctatttttttaaacccctTTGTACTGTTTACTCTGGTGTGAAAATGACAGGATTACGGTACAGTGGTTTCTTTTTCAAACAAAGTTATGTTTTTTATACCATTCATTGTCAAAACAAACTACCCTAATGTCAATTAAAACACTGAacgaaacaaagcaaaacacaaaaccttcctaagaggagaggaagaaagaactgACACCATCCTGCCCCCGAGTAAACAGACTTGAGACGTTTCCGGTTCTGATTTTCCAATCTCGGGTCTTCCCACATCAGCACCAAGTGTGATTATCTTCCGTTTCTGAGTTCCCACGACAAATGCCACAATCGGCGGGCCCTTATCACATAGCGCGGATCTGGTGTAAAATGCTCCCCACTGACGTTTCTTCCAAGTCTCCCAAGCCAGTCGGCTCTATCTGCCTGAATATCCTCCCAAAACACAGGTCTGACCGCTTCACACAATTTCATTGGCTAATGACGTGCCAAATCAAGGCCAGAGTTCTGGGTTGGAATTCAACTCCCTCTGCAATCTCCATCACACTGTCCTGATACTTTATTCCTGTGTTCCACTGTTCCTTCCAAATACCCTGCCCTCTAAGTTTCTATTGGGCTTTCTGTCCAGGTGTCTTTCCCAcacatttatctgaagaaaatgaccCTATGCTTAAAGTGGGTTCAAACACCAAAACCTTCACGATGCCTGATCTCCCTAACTTCTGCATCCCGGAGGCACTTGAGTTAAAATCGTATTATAACGTGATGCTTTGCATTATAGTCATTTCTtatctccccccttccccttccccagtcGCACTGGACTGGACACAATGTGGAAGGCAGGTCTTGTCAAAATGTCACTGCATTCCCAAAACACTCAgcacaattcttttcattttgcaaatgttCGTTACTGTGAGTCTTCGAGGTCAACAGTATTGCATTTGGCTATGAGATTaaaggttcattcattcattcatctaatgAAACCTTATAAAGTACACCCTACATGCCGGGGAATATGAGCTGATGGGAACAGAGATTCACAAAAGGCTGTTGCATTCATGCATCAATATGAACCAAGCCCTAAATGTGTCATTTGGTTGGAGAGGGATGAATGCAGAAACAGATCAGATCAGCTCCTGCCCTCAGGAACTGTACATGTACCTACAACATAGGGAGAGAGGTGTGTGCACATAAAACAAGTTGAAGGGAACAGGGGGTTTGGATTTTGTCCTCATCCTCAAGGTGTGAGAGGCACCCTTCTGAAGGTCCTGCCTGGCGGTGCCTCCTTGATGACTGGGCGGCTCTCGGTGACGGTGACGGTGacgctgggcagggctgggtgggtcGTGTGAGGATGTTCAGCCTGCCTCTTTCCTGGGAAGCTGATCTCAAGTGGAGGCCCTTCCTGTCCTGATGACAGCGGCCTGATGTCTTTCCCCAGCTATGTGGCCAGCGACATGGAAGAGGACAACCAGGCCCCCAAACAAGCCATCTTTTTGTTCCTCTATGGGAAGAACCGCTCCCAGCGTCCCTTGTTCCACAAACTGCGTTCCCAGTTCATCCGTTCCATGGGCTGGAAGACGAGGGTCACTCGGGAAGAGTGCGAGCAGGTGGGTGGGCTGTGGCGGTctcggggagggggagggccggAGAGGAGGGGGGGATCACGGGGAACTCGGTTTGGGACTTGGGGATGGACGAGAAAGAACCAGAGGCCGGGCTACAGGAGGCAGCGGCATCCTCATTACCAGGGGCTGTTTTTCTTTCCAGATCCAGGCTTTTGATCCAGAGCTCTGGGTGTGGGGAAGAGATCGCACCCTCTTGCCCCAGGGGCCTCAGGAGCACGCAGGCCTCAGGTCATCGGCCTGCGCAAAGGTAGGTCTGCGTGCGTCAGCAAAGGTGCCGGCAGAATGACGTGTTGTGTACTGAGGAAATCAGAGGAATCCCACTGCTGCACCCACATCACCTCTCACGCTGTGAAGGGGGCCAGATGGGCACGCAGCCACACGCCGACTCAGCGCCCAGCCACGGACAGACAGCCACACACAGACACCAGCACCGCGGGGCCCGTGGGCGCCAGACCTCGCGGAAACCACTTTGTCCCAGACGCATGAGTCTCACTGAAATCATTTCACCCAAAGCAACTGGGGTCCAAATAACAGCTTTGACGAGATGGTGATTTTCTTCCATATACTgtgtttccagtttctttttcattcatttttggccTTACATCCCTCAGGGATACGGGTTCTAGCATTTACCTACAACAAAGTAAATGTCTACAAACAGGATATTACATACAACAGCCCACACGTTCAATAAGAAAAGATGAATTATGACTGGCTTTATTTTCATCCAAATTTACTTTCAAATTGCTTATGGCCAGATGACCTGTGACTCTTTATTTCCCCTGACTCACCACTTCTGGACCAATGATTCTTCTTGTACAATTCACTTTTTCCCCTTCAAGTTTACGGTGCAGGGGGTTTATCACAACAAGTGAAGGTTAAGGAATGCCATCTTCACCATGGCTTATTACAATTGACACATTAGAATTCTAGAGGTGGGCAGAGGACTCAGCAAACATTTGGTTTAAATCTTGCAAACTagctgtcttagtccattcgACCTGCCCTACCTACTACAGACTGCGTGGTTCATAAACAACACACCACAGTTTCTTTTACAAGGCCaataatctcattcatgagggctctaccccaTGACCTAAtaacctcccaaagaccccacctcctaataccagcACCTTAGCGGTTAAGATTTGAAGATTTCAACATAacaattttgggggacacaaacattcagcccgtAACACTAACCAAGGTTAGGACtgagtattatttaaaaattaggatccagggacttccctggtggcagagtggttaagaatccgcctgccaacgcagggcacatggattcgagacctggtccgggaagaccccacatgccgcggagaaacttagcccgtgcgccacaactactgcacttgagctctagagcccacgagccacaactactgagcctgcattctagagcccgcaagccacaactactcagcctgtgcgcctagagcccatgctccgcaacaagagaagccaacgtcATGAGAAGAAACGGAGAGTActcctcgctcaccgcaactagagaaggcccacgtgcagcaacgaagacccaatgcagccaaaaataaaataaaggaaataagtaaataaatgaaaaattaataataaaatagacattaGGATGCAGGGTTAGCGTCAGGGTTAGGGATCCGGCATCAGGTCTCCTGGTCCACGATGTTGACTTGTCAGAGATGTCTATAGTGTGGTGCCAAGTCCAGAATTGAAGTGGTGCCAAAGGACCAAGGTGAGTTAAGACTAAAGCTGCATTCTCCAAATGCCAGCTCCCTgagcagaatcacctggggtcTTCGCTATGAAGCAGATTGCTGGGCCTGACCTTAGGTGTATTCAGTAGTTTTTGGAGTCAGGGTCACCAGAGTCCAAGAATCACACTTGAAAACAATGAATGGCTCAGGACTGGGGTTCAGAATGGAGAATTTGAGATAAAACTGCAATCATAAAGGAGTCTCAGATCTGGTCAGAGTTGACTAAGCATGTG includes:
- the LOC116739794 gene encoding speedy protein E4-like → MDNRPPSSQAEDETCQSSSSGYPLEVTVYEEIPGPSGEGAGTRRNFRGLTSKEEWVQRSGKSPHKRLGARSAVCENGKHGGASGGRQSRGGVGWSPVAEFPRRERHTVVSSPSSAPWAGCTSPPQRPGRKRKRSVAFRAEVEGDPAAEAQDTWVVEWLIGLKMKLKRQRVSSVLPEHHEVFNRMLEDPVVKKFLAWDKRLEVSDKYLLSMVIAYFSRAGLFPWQFQRIHFFIALYVASDMEEDNQAPKQAIFLFLYGKNRSQRPLFHKLRSQFIRSMGWKTRVTREECEQVGGLWRSRGGGGPERRGGSRGTRFGTWGWTRKNQRPGYRRQRHPHYQGLFFFPDPGF